From one Cynocephalus volans isolate mCynVol1 chromosome X, mCynVol1.pri, whole genome shotgun sequence genomic stretch:
- the LOC134368571 gene encoding collagen, type I, alpha 1b-like, which translates to MLVADEGAGALEAEAGAAVRARGADAQVRPGDLGGPRGPGEPGAPGGAGARPPGDPDDPDDHGGTGDRVGPGVAGEAGAAVSGVPQMERAPGPGRDVVPAAGGPDPTSTLSVPFPSPENAELASLFLTSHAQRRGPVQKEISVNRNVLTV; encoded by the exons ATGCTGGTGGCGGACGAAGGTGCTGGTgccctggaggcagaggcaggtgcAGCGGTCAGAGCAAGGGGTGCAGACGCTCAGGTCAGGCCGGGAGACCTTGGTGGGCCACGTGGGCCAGGGGAGCCTGGTGCACCAGGCGGAGCAGGTGCCCGGCCACCTGGGGATCCTGACGACCCTGATGACCATGGTGGCACTGGCGATCGTGTAGGCCCTGGCGTCGCAGGAGAGGCAGGTGCTGCAGTCAGTGGCGTTCCTCAGATGGAGCGGGCACCAGGGCCCGGCAGAGATGTTGTGCCCGCGGCTGGAGGCCCGG ACCCCACCAGCACCCTCAGCGTGCCCTTCCCATCGCCTGAGAACGCAGAGCTCGCCAGCCTGTTCCTGACCTCACATGCTCAACGCCGAGGGCCAGTGCAGAAGGAGATCAGTGTGAACCGCAACGTCCTCACTGTGTGA